The proteins below are encoded in one region of Candidatus Zixiibacteriota bacterium:
- a CDS encoding EamA family transporter, which produces MRHVQHGAGQLVAATISWAIGSTYSRYADQPSSKLLGVGMQMITGGTGLLIISFISGEILDLNFSAITLRSWFSLGYLISFGSIAFAAYVWLLSASTPAKASTYAFVNPIIALILGAMLAEETLISWTPGCSILVIVAVVIIKTPTQPKIKRA; this is translated from the coding sequence ATGCGCCATGTCCAGCACGGTGCCGGCCAGCTGGTTGCAGCCACAATATCATGGGCTATTGGCTCAACATATTCCCGGTATGCGGATCAACCATCATCAAAGTTATTGGGCGTTGGTATGCAAATGATAACCGGAGGAACAGGACTTTTAATAATATCATTTATATCCGGTGAAATACTTGATTTAAATTTCAGCGCTATCACTCTCAGGTCCTGGTTTTCACTGGGCTATCTGATTTCGTTCGGATCGATCGCTTTTGCCGCCTATGTATGGTTACTATCCGCATCGACCCCGGCCAAAGCGTCAACCTATGCTTTTGTGAATCCTATAATAGCGTTAATTCTGGGCGCAATGCTGGCAGAAGAAACTCTTATTTCATGGACGCCAGGCTGTTCGATTTTAGTGATTGTTGCGGTCGTCATAATTAAGACACCCACACAACCCAAAATAAAACGCGCCTAA